One segment of Yersinia kristensenii DNA contains the following:
- the phoU gene encoding phosphate signaling complex protein PhoU: MDNLNLNKHISGQFNAELEHIRTQVLTMGGLVEQQLSDAITAMHNQDGELAKQVIAGDKKVNMMEVAIDEACVRIIAKRQPTASDLRLVMAIIKTISELERIGDVADKICRTALEKFSHQHQPLLVSLESLGRHTVQMLHDVLDAFARMDLDEAIRIYREDKKVDQEYEGIVRQLMTYMMEDPRTIPSVLTALFCARSIERIGDRCQNICEFIFYFVKGQDFRHLGGDDLEKLLSNKVEK; the protein is encoded by the coding sequence ATGGATAACTTGAATCTGAATAAACATATTTCTGGCCAGTTCAATGCAGAACTTGAACATATTCGCACCCAAGTATTGACCATGGGCGGGCTGGTGGAACAACAATTATCTGACGCGATCACCGCCATGCACAATCAGGACGGTGAGTTGGCAAAACAGGTCATTGCTGGCGATAAGAAAGTTAATATGATGGAAGTGGCCATTGATGAAGCTTGTGTGCGCATCATTGCCAAACGTCAGCCGACGGCGAGTGATTTACGTCTGGTGATGGCGATTATCAAGACGATTTCTGAGCTGGAACGCATTGGCGATGTGGCGGATAAAATTTGCCGTACTGCGCTGGAAAAATTCTCCCATCAACACCAGCCTTTACTGGTCAGCTTGGAGTCTTTAGGGCGCCACACGGTACAGATGTTGCATGATGTACTGGATGCCTTTGCCCGCATGGATTTGGATGAAGCTATCCGAATTTATCGCGAAGATAAGAAAGTTGATCAGGAATATGAAGGCATTGTGCGCCAGTTGATGACGTACATGATGGAAGATCCGCGCACTATCCCTAGTGTGCTAACAGCATTATTTTGCGCCCGTTCGATTGAACGTATTGGTGACCGCTGCCAGAATATTTGCGAATTTATCTTCTACTTTGTTAAAGGTCAGGATTTCCGTCATTTAGGTGGCGATGATTTAGAAAAACTGCTTTCTAATAAAGTTGAAAAGTGA
- the pstB gene encoding phosphate ABC transporter ATP-binding protein PstB: protein MSMATDINNSKIQVRDLNFYYGKFHALKNISLDIAKNQVTAFIGPSGCGKSTLLRTFNKMYQLYPDQRAEGDILLDGQNILTDKQDIALLRAKVGMVFQKPTPFPMSIYDNIAFGVKLFENLSRADMDERVQWALTKAALWNETKDKLHQSGYSLSGGQQQRLCIARGIAIRPDVLLLDEPCSALDPISTGRIEELISELKSDYTVVIVTHNMQQAARCSDHTAFMYLGELIEFSDTDTLFTAPQQKQTEDYITGRYG from the coding sequence ATGAGTATGGCTACTGACATCAACAACAGCAAAATTCAGGTTCGCGATCTGAACTTCTACTACGGCAAATTTCATGCGCTGAAGAATATTTCGCTGGATATTGCCAAAAACCAGGTCACAGCATTCATCGGCCCATCAGGCTGCGGTAAATCAACACTGCTGCGTACATTCAATAAAATGTATCAGTTGTATCCGGATCAGCGTGCTGAAGGTGATATTTTGCTGGATGGGCAGAATATCCTGACGGATAAACAAGATATTGCGTTGTTGAGAGCAAAAGTTGGCATGGTTTTCCAAAAGCCAACCCCATTCCCAATGTCGATTTACGATAACATCGCCTTTGGTGTGAAGCTGTTTGAGAACCTATCTCGCGCCGATATGGATGAACGTGTGCAGTGGGCGCTGACCAAAGCGGCTTTGTGGAATGAGACCAAAGATAAACTGCACCAGAGCGGATACAGTTTGTCGGGTGGCCAGCAGCAGCGTTTATGCATCGCCCGTGGTATCGCTATTCGCCCAGATGTGTTGTTGCTTGATGAGCCTTGCTCAGCACTTGACCCTATCTCGACCGGCCGTATTGAAGAGCTTATCAGTGAGTTGAAATCTGACTATACGGTGGTGATTGTGACACACAATATGCAGCAAGCGGCTCGCTGTTCAGATCACACGGCATTTATGTATCTGGGCGAGTTAATTGAATTCAGTGATACCGATACCCTGTTTACCGCGCCGCAGCAGAAACAGACAGAAGATTATATTACTGGTCGCTATGGCTGA
- a CDS encoding NADPH-dependent FMN reductase, protein MSQQPLKIVTLLGSLRNGSYNAMVARALPKLAPAGVSIEALPTIRDIPLYDADVQQEDGFPTTIEAIAEQIRQADGVIIVTPEYNYSVPGGLKNAIDWLSRLPNQPLANKPVAIQTSSMGPIGGARCQYHLRQILVFLDAMVMNKPEFMGGVIQSKVDEQTKELTDQVTLDFLAKQLAAFATYIERVRVK, encoded by the coding sequence ATGTCACAGCAACCCCTTAAAATTGTTACCCTTTTGGGTAGCCTGCGTAATGGTTCCTACAATGCCATGGTGGCACGTGCGCTGCCTAAATTAGCACCAGCCGGTGTGAGTATCGAAGCACTGCCTACTATTCGCGACATTCCACTTTATGACGCCGATGTACAACAGGAAGATGGGTTCCCGACCACGATTGAGGCCATTGCTGAGCAGATTCGTCAGGCCGATGGGGTGATTATCGTGACACCGGAATATAACTATTCCGTCCCCGGAGGGTTGAAGAACGCCATCGACTGGCTATCCCGTTTACCTAACCAACCGCTGGCTAACAAACCAGTGGCAATTCAGACCAGCTCCATGGGGCCGATTGGTGGCGCGCGTTGCCAGTATCATTTGCGCCAAATTTTGGTATTCCTTGATGCGATGGTAATGAATAAGCCCGAATTTATGGGCGGGGTGATTCAAAGCAAAGTCGATGAACAAACCAAAGAGCTGACCGATCAGGTAACACTGGATTTTCTGGCCAAACAGCTTGCTGCATTTGCCACTTACATTGAGCGTGTTCGGGTGAAATAA
- a CDS encoding bactofilin family protein, which translates to MWVVWGACLVSYIVYNLFFYLLLAPTLFLIFILINIMFKKKTSSHDKVSIMASSSLQSSAPLSGSPSDSTKTNTIIAVGTKLKGNINLDGDIQIYGVVIGDIIVNEGTLRLMRSGHIEGNLTAPHITVDGRVEGVCVSDNLEVLENGRLNGIVKGSNFSIKKGGVFIGQSEIAEESAGLAKTKVKPTATSHHEKVKADEIPTE; encoded by the coding sequence TTGTGGGTTGTCTGGGGTGCCTGTTTAGTTAGCTATATAGTCTACAATTTATTTTTTTATCTTCTTCTTGCTCCTACTTTATTCCTCATTTTTATTCTGATAAATATTATGTTTAAAAAGAAAACAAGTAGTCATGACAAGGTGTCTATTATGGCCAGTTCCTCTCTACAATCTTCGGCTCCATTATCGGGTTCGCCATCAGACTCCACGAAGACAAATACGATTATCGCTGTGGGGACAAAATTAAAAGGTAATATTAATCTTGATGGTGACATTCAAATTTATGGTGTTGTCATCGGTGATATCATCGTTAATGAAGGCACACTAAGATTGATGCGCAGTGGTCATATCGAAGGGAATTTAACCGCTCCTCACATTACAGTTGATGGGCGGGTCGAAGGTGTTTGTGTTTCTGATAATTTGGAAGTTTTGGAGAATGGTCGGTTAAACGGCATTGTAAAAGGTAGTAATTTCTCCATCAAAAAAGGCGGTGTTTTCATTGGTCAGTCAGAGATTGCCGAAGAGTCTGCGGGTCTGGCAAAGACTAAAGTTAAACCCACTGCTACGAGTCATCACGAAAAGGTAAAAGCAGACGAAATTCCAACGGAATAG
- a CDS encoding ABC transporter substrate-binding protein, protein MKQSLTTKKSVMALTLLAGLATLSGAAHADKLDDIKQAGVVRIAVFDSNPPFGYIDPQTKKLVGYDVDVANAIAKDLGVKVELRATNPANRIPLLTSKKVDLIAANFTITDDRAKEVNFSLPYFATGQKFIAHKGVLKTPEDIAGLRIGADKGTVQEITLRDRYPTAKVISYDDTPVAFTALRNGNVQAITQDDAKLVGLLGNLPAAQKADFEISPFSITKEYQGVGIPKGEDRLTAQVNETLVKLEKDGEAAKIYDRWFGPETKAAQPRGDFKFAPLDQQPKA, encoded by the coding sequence ATGAAGCAATCTCTAACCACCAAAAAAAGCGTTATGGCACTCACGCTGTTAGCCGGTCTGGCCACACTTTCTGGCGCTGCTCACGCAGATAAACTGGATGATATTAAACAGGCTGGTGTGGTGCGGATTGCTGTTTTCGATAGCAACCCACCATTTGGTTATATCGACCCACAGACTAAAAAGCTGGTGGGATATGATGTCGATGTGGCGAATGCAATCGCGAAAGATTTAGGTGTAAAAGTCGAACTGCGAGCCACTAACCCTGCTAACCGTATTCCGTTACTGACATCTAAAAAAGTGGATCTGATTGCTGCCAACTTCACTATTACGGATGACCGGGCCAAGGAAGTGAATTTCAGCTTGCCGTACTTTGCGACGGGTCAGAAGTTTATTGCTCATAAAGGTGTGCTGAAAACGCCAGAAGACATCGCTGGGTTGCGTATCGGCGCGGATAAAGGCACGGTACAGGAAATAACCTTACGTGATCGTTATCCAACGGCGAAAGTCATTTCCTATGATGATACTCCGGTAGCATTTACGGCTTTGCGCAATGGTAATGTCCAAGCTATCACTCAGGATGATGCGAAATTAGTCGGGCTGTTGGGTAACCTGCCTGCGGCACAAAAAGCAGATTTTGAAATCTCGCCATTCAGTATTACTAAAGAATATCAAGGCGTTGGTATTCCTAAAGGGGAAGATCGCTTAACTGCTCAAGTGAACGAGACACTGGTTAAACTGGAAAAAGATGGCGAAGCAGCGAAAATTTATGACCGCTGGTTCGGGCCAGAAACTAAAGCAGCTCAACCACGTGGCGATTTCAAATTTGCACCATTGGATCAACAGCCTAAAGCATGA
- a CDS encoding amino acid ABC transporter permease, whose protein sequence is MNLHHLTDWLLAPQYLGWLWHGFLLTLWISACTVVASTLLGFLLAAARDSELKGLQWFAIGYSTLFRNTPLLIQLFFWYFAASQFLPASWIPWLNTPHEITVFGLTLGWPSFEFLAGFIGLTFYSTAFIAEELRSGISGVAKGQKYAAHALGLTGWQSMRHVVLPQALKIAMPPLLGQYMNIIKNSSLAMAIGVAELSYASRQVETETLRTFQAFGVATVLYIAIIALIEAWGMWRQQRTAVKGH, encoded by the coding sequence ATGAATCTACATCACCTCACTGACTGGCTGCTGGCCCCGCAATATCTTGGCTGGCTGTGGCATGGTTTTCTGCTGACGTTGTGGATTTCTGCCTGCACAGTGGTGGCCTCTACACTATTGGGTTTTTTACTGGCGGCGGCCAGAGACAGCGAACTCAAAGGGTTGCAATGGTTTGCGATTGGTTACAGCACGCTATTTCGTAATACGCCGCTGCTTATCCAGTTGTTCTTTTGGTATTTTGCTGCCAGTCAATTTCTGCCCGCATCCTGGATACCGTGGCTTAATACTCCCCATGAAATCACCGTTTTCGGGCTTACTCTCGGCTGGCCTTCTTTTGAGTTTTTGGCCGGTTTCATCGGCTTGACCTTCTATTCCACGGCATTTATTGCGGAAGAGTTGCGCTCAGGGATCAGCGGGGTTGCCAAGGGGCAAAAATATGCTGCCCACGCATTGGGGCTGACAGGTTGGCAGTCTATGCGCCATGTTGTATTGCCGCAGGCGTTAAAAATCGCCATGCCGCCGTTACTTGGCCAATATATGAATATTATTAAAAACTCGTCATTAGCGATGGCTATTGGTGTGGCCGAGCTTTCTTATGCCTCCCGCCAGGTTGAAACGGAAACATTGCGGACATTCCAGGCTTTTGGTGTGGCAACGGTGTTGTATATCGCGATTATTGCGTTGATTGAGGCCTGGGGTATGTGGCGTCAGCAGCGAACCGCCGTTAAGGGGCACTGA
- a CDS encoding sensor histidine kinase, with protein MAVKITVWFLLTLISTLWLGWYGLNTQQTERETEFRTIHRELSQQLAQQQAILFLALEPAQLVQLQRHFPQLVAINQTPADPSRPGQLTLHIQEGDYRLANSYNGSGLQVNAQKLLQIVGLPPHFDSLILRYQQHQLAILGHSAPESFWQWQKPVGEGAQSFTLIGHATPVWRDLPWLTALLLSLMTAAALYSWHRWQQLAQHRLHADQRAKFADQARLNAMGEIATGIAHELNQPLTATLTYNQTALRLLPPQDENVAPLLVASVEQIKRIAALLDRLRTLLSRGQINLQPVVVADIWRRVNVLLHQEITAANVKIINIIPVNLPTLQSDPLWLEQVFHNLLSNAVQAIQQTPAPTVIFTINITLKQWVIKIEDNGPGLNHQQLDNLFSPFYTTRESGLGLGLTLCETLVQRMGGDIKARNNEHGGACFILTFPLMTGSTHDKTHLSD; from the coding sequence ATGGCCGTTAAAATCACTGTCTGGTTCCTCCTGACCCTGATATCCACTCTCTGGCTAGGCTGGTACGGGTTGAATACGCAGCAAACCGAGCGAGAAACGGAGTTTCGCACCATTCACCGCGAACTAAGCCAACAATTGGCCCAGCAGCAAGCCATTTTATTTTTGGCTCTGGAACCGGCTCAATTGGTGCAATTACAACGCCATTTTCCACAGTTAGTCGCAATCAATCAAACACCGGCAGACCCATCTCGACCCGGCCAACTTACCTTGCATATTCAGGAGGGAGATTACCGGTTGGCTAACTCATACAACGGCAGTGGTTTGCAGGTTAATGCCCAGAAATTACTGCAAATAGTGGGCTTACCGCCTCATTTTGATAGCTTAATATTGCGCTATCAGCAGCATCAACTCGCGATTTTGGGCCATTCAGCACCTGAAAGTTTCTGGCAGTGGCAAAAACCGGTGGGAGAAGGGGCACAATCTTTCACTTTAATAGGCCATGCCACCCCGGTTTGGCGTGATTTACCTTGGTTGACCGCCCTACTGCTTTCGCTGATGACAGCCGCTGCCTTATACAGTTGGCACCGCTGGCAGCAATTGGCTCAGCACCGTTTACATGCTGATCAACGCGCCAAATTTGCTGACCAGGCCAGACTCAATGCTATGGGAGAAATTGCAACCGGCATCGCCCATGAATTAAACCAGCCGCTCACCGCGACATTGACCTATAACCAAACCGCACTACGGCTATTACCGCCGCAGGATGAGAACGTCGCTCCGTTGCTGGTGGCTTCTGTCGAGCAAATCAAGCGTATTGCTGCTTTGCTGGATCGGCTGCGAACCTTACTCAGCCGCGGGCAGATAAATTTACAACCGGTCGTGGTGGCTGATATCTGGCGGCGGGTTAATGTGTTGTTGCACCAGGAAATAACCGCGGCGAATGTCAAAATCATCAATATTATTCCCGTCAATCTGCCCACACTCCAAAGTGACCCTTTATGGCTGGAACAGGTTTTTCATAATTTGCTCAGTAATGCGGTTCAAGCTATCCAACAGACACCGGCCCCGACAGTCATTTTCACCATAAATATCACACTTAAACAATGGGTTATTAAGATTGAAGATAATGGCCCAGGGCTTAATCATCAGCAATTAGACAACTTGTTCAGCCCCTTCTATACCACCCGAGAGAGTGGGCTGGGATTAGGGCTTACCCTGTGTGAAACATTGGTACAACGTATGGGTGGCGACATAAAAGCGAGAAACAATGAACATGGCGGTGCTTGCTTTATCCTGACTTTTCCTCTGATGACCGGGAGTACACATGACAAAACACATTTATCTGATTGA
- a CDS encoding GlcG/HbpS family heme-binding protein produces MIKPIALTSALFIGLITQASAAGLNTEHNISLALATDLASRTLAVCQADGYNVAVTVVDRAGIIKTVLRADNAGPHTVKASEQKAFTALSTKTPSGQVMENSQKTPAANNLKDIPGFLLLGGGVPVKAGDEVVGAVGVAGAPGGHLDAQCATKALEQISDQLK; encoded by the coding sequence ATGATCAAGCCTATTGCCCTGACCTCCGCCTTATTCATCGGCCTGATAACTCAAGCCTCTGCTGCGGGCCTGAATACTGAACACAATATCTCTTTGGCACTGGCTACCGATTTGGCCAGCCGCACTCTCGCCGTTTGCCAGGCTGATGGCTATAACGTCGCGGTTACCGTTGTGGATCGCGCTGGTATCATCAAAACTGTGCTGCGTGCTGATAATGCTGGCCCACACACGGTAAAAGCCAGTGAACAAAAAGCCTTTACCGCGCTGTCGACCAAAACCCCAAGTGGGCAAGTGATGGAAAACAGTCAGAAAACACCTGCGGCTAATAATCTGAAAGATATTCCTGGTTTCTTGCTATTAGGTGGCGGTGTGCCAGTGAAGGCTGGAGATGAAGTCGTCGGTGCGGTCGGTGTTGCTGGTGCGCCCGGCGGACATTTGGATGCGCAATGTGCGACCAAAGCACTGGAGCAAATCAGCGATCAGTTGAAGTAA
- the pstA gene encoding phosphate ABC transporter permease PstA: MATMDMQSDATLMETRRKKQSWRRQKNRIALLLSMATMAFGLFWLVWILFSTVTKGIDGMSLALFTEMTPPPNTAGGGLANAIAGSGLLILWATVIGTPLGIMAGIYLAEYGRKSWLAEITRFINDILLSAPSIVVGLFVYTIVVAKMEHFSGWAGVIALALLQVPIVIRTTENMLKLVPDSLREAAYALGTPKWRMISAITLKASISGILTGILLAVARIAGETAPLLFTSLSNQFWSTDLSRPIANLPVTIFKFAMSPFAEWQQLAWAGVLLITLCVLLLNILARVIFAKKKY; the protein is encoded by the coding sequence ATGGCGACGATGGATATGCAAAGTGATGCGACGCTGATGGAAACCCGCCGTAAAAAGCAGTCCTGGCGTCGTCAAAAGAACCGCATTGCTTTATTGCTTTCAATGGCAACCATGGCGTTTGGTCTGTTCTGGTTAGTGTGGATTTTATTCTCCACTGTGACCAAAGGTATCGATGGTATGTCTTTGGCGTTGTTTACCGAAATGACACCGCCACCCAATACCGCTGGTGGTGGTTTGGCTAACGCCATTGCGGGGAGTGGATTATTAATTTTGTGGGCAACCGTCATTGGTACCCCATTAGGGATTATGGCGGGGATTTACCTGGCCGAGTATGGCCGTAAATCTTGGCTGGCGGAAATTACCCGCTTTATAAATGACATTTTGTTATCAGCGCCTTCTATTGTTGTTGGCCTGTTTGTTTACACCATCGTGGTTGCCAAGATGGAGCACTTCTCCGGTTGGGCTGGGGTGATTGCGCTGGCGCTGTTACAAGTCCCCATCGTTATTCGCACCACTGAAAACATGCTGAAGCTGGTACCGGATAGCTTGCGCGAAGCGGCTTATGCATTGGGAACACCAAAATGGCGCATGATATCGGCCATTACCTTAAAAGCGTCTATCTCCGGTATTTTGACGGGTATCTTGTTGGCAGTAGCGCGTATTGCCGGTGAAACCGCACCTTTGCTGTTCACCTCGCTCTCCAACCAGTTCTGGAGCACCGATCTGAGTCGGCCAATCGCTAACTTACCGGTCACCATCTTTAAATTTGCCATGAGCCCGTTTGCCGAATGGCAGCAACTGGCATGGGCTGGGGTACTTTTGATAACCCTGTGTGTACTGTTACTGAATATTCTGGCTCGCGTTATTTTCGCTAAGAAAAAGTATTAA
- the yieH gene encoding 6-phosphogluconate phosphatase, producing the protein MSNIECIMFDCDGTLVDSEVLCCRAYVVMFAHYDIHLSLEEVIKRFKGVKLNEIVALVSKENGLDEPIEKLEKLYRDEVARLFDAELQPIAGAKTLLEQIALPVCVVSNGPVSKMQHSLGLTGLLPFFAERLYSGYDIQCWKPDPALIYHAAEEMKVAAERCILIEDSAAGTHAGIAAGIPVYYYCADPHNQPIHHPLVTMFDDMRQLPDLWRARGWQITQS; encoded by the coding sequence GTGAGTAATATTGAATGCATCATGTTCGATTGCGACGGAACCTTGGTCGACAGTGAAGTGCTGTGTTGCCGGGCCTATGTCGTGATGTTTGCCCATTATGATATTCACCTGTCACTGGAAGAGGTGATTAAGCGTTTTAAGGGCGTGAAGCTCAATGAAATTGTCGCGCTGGTGAGTAAAGAAAACGGCCTGGATGAGCCAATAGAAAAGCTAGAGAAACTTTATCGCGATGAAGTTGCTCGCTTATTTGATGCCGAATTACAACCTATCGCTGGTGCAAAAACATTGTTAGAACAAATAGCACTACCGGTTTGCGTGGTGTCCAATGGGCCGGTGAGCAAAATGCAGCACTCTCTGGGCTTGACTGGCTTACTGCCTTTCTTTGCAGAAAGACTCTATAGCGGCTACGACATCCAATGTTGGAAGCCCGATCCCGCATTGATTTATCATGCAGCAGAAGAGATGAAGGTCGCGGCCGAGCGCTGTATTTTGATTGAAGACTCAGCCGCCGGCACCCATGCCGGAATAGCGGCCGGGATACCGGTGTATTATTACTGTGCCGATCCGCACAATCAGCCGATTCACCACCCATTAGTCACCATGTTTGATGATATGCGGCAACTACCCGACTTATGGCGCGCCAGAGGCTGGCAGATTACCCAATCTTAA
- a CDS encoding response regulator transcription factor has product MTKHIYLIDDDEGVRAALSALLSTMGWEIKAFSNGQIFLDNLTVTQPSCVLLDIRMPGKSGMAILEAIQESDSSLPVIIMTGHGNVELCRRAFKGGALEFLTKPIDADVLIETISMALDQHEQALVVYKRQASYQQLFNQLSAREREVATLIIQGETSKQIAHILSISPRTVEAHRANIFAKLEVNSLASLIHHYHLSAQ; this is encoded by the coding sequence ATGACAAAACACATTTATCTGATTGATGATGATGAGGGTGTTCGTGCTGCGTTGTCCGCGTTACTCTCGACCATGGGTTGGGAGATTAAGGCGTTCAGTAACGGCCAGATATTTCTCGATAATTTGACGGTTACCCAGCCGAGTTGTGTGTTGCTGGACATCCGCATGCCGGGTAAAAGTGGTATGGCGATATTAGAAGCCATCCAAGAGAGTGATAGCTCCCTCCCGGTCATCATTATGACGGGGCATGGCAATGTTGAGTTATGCCGCCGGGCCTTTAAAGGCGGGGCTCTAGAATTTTTGACTAAACCGATTGATGCCGATGTATTGATTGAAACCATCAGCATGGCGCTGGATCAACATGAACAGGCGTTGGTGGTTTATAAGCGGCAGGCAAGCTATCAACAGTTATTCAACCAACTCTCTGCTCGTGAACGGGAAGTCGCCACCCTGATTATTCAAGGGGAAACCAGCAAGCAGATCGCCCATATCTTGTCTATTTCTCCGCGAACCGTCGAGGCCCACCGCGCCAATATTTTTGCCAAGTTAGAGGTCAACTCGCTGGCCTCACTGATTCATCACTATCACTTATCCGCCCAATAA
- a CDS encoding amino acid ABC transporter permease, protein MDFTIIADNWTYLLWGTFPDGPLGGAALTLLISLLAGVASAILGTVLGVVLAMSSGVWAGILAAFLGFFRAIPVIMLIFWTYFLLPIVFGVDIPEITTVVCALALIASAYLAHAVKAGIMAIGAGQWQAGLSLGFNRWQVLWFVVLPQALRMMVPSFINQWISLIKDTSLAYIVGVNELTFLATQVNNRSMVYPMEVFLFVALVYFVLCLALDLLANGLNRRFSPQHAINKQSAIKRSWRWWRNKPVLPAS, encoded by the coding sequence ATGGATTTTACAATTATTGCCGATAACTGGACTTATCTGTTGTGGGGCACATTTCCTGATGGCCCGTTAGGCGGGGCAGCATTAACCTTGCTGATCAGCCTGTTAGCTGGCGTGGCTTCGGCTATTTTAGGCACGGTACTGGGTGTGGTGCTGGCGATGTCCAGTGGTGTTTGGGCCGGAATATTAGCCGCATTTTTAGGTTTTTTTCGCGCTATTCCCGTGATTATGTTGATTTTTTGGACCTATTTTCTACTACCCATTGTCTTTGGTGTGGATATACCGGAAATCACCACCGTGGTGTGTGCGCTGGCGCTGATTGCCTCGGCTTATCTGGCTCATGCGGTGAAAGCAGGGATTATGGCGATTGGGGCGGGGCAGTGGCAGGCGGGCTTGTCATTGGGCTTCAATCGTTGGCAAGTTTTGTGGTTTGTAGTGTTGCCGCAGGCCTTGCGCATGATGGTGCCATCATTTATTAATCAATGGATTTCTTTGATTAAGGATACTTCGTTGGCGTATATCGTCGGGGTCAATGAACTGACGTTTTTGGCCACTCAGGTTAATAACCGCAGCATGGTTTACCCGATGGAAGTATTTCTGTTTGTGGCATTGGTCTATTTCGTTTTATGTTTGGCACTGGACTTACTGGCAAACGGCCTTAACCGCCGCTTCAGTCCCCAACATGCCATTAATAAGCAAAGCGCCATTAAACGTTCATGGCGCTGGTGGCGAAATAAACCTGTATTACCAGCAAGTTAA
- a CDS encoding NCS2 family permease: protein MSKPNLDTEQGLLERVFKLKQHGTTARTELIAGITTFLTMVYIVFVNPQILGVAGMDVQAVFVTTCLIAAFGSIFMGLLANLPVALAPAMGLNAFFAFVVVGAMGISWQVGMGAIFWGAIGFLLLTIFRIRYWMIANIPLSLRVGITSGIGLFIAMMGLKNAGIVVANPDTLVAVGNLTSHSVLLGALGFFIIAVLASRNIHAAVLVSIVVTTLIGWALGDVHYSGIFSMPPSVTSVVGQVDLAGALNISMAGIIFSFMLVNLFDSSGTLIGVTDKAGLTDHKGKFPRMKQALYVDSISSVAGAFIGTSSVTAYIESSSGVSVGGRTGLTAVVVGILFLLVIFISPLAGMVPAYAAAGALIYVGVLMTSSLARVKWDDLTEAVPAFVTAVMMPFSFSITEGIALGFISYCLMKLGTGRWGEISPCVVVVALLFVLKIAFVDH, encoded by the coding sequence ATGAGTAAACCAAACCTTGATACTGAGCAGGGGCTGCTCGAACGTGTTTTTAAACTAAAGCAACATGGCACCACCGCGCGTACTGAGCTTATTGCGGGTATAACCACTTTCCTGACCATGGTCTATATCGTGTTCGTTAACCCACAGATTTTAGGGGTTGCGGGCATGGATGTGCAGGCCGTCTTTGTCACCACCTGTCTGATTGCTGCTTTCGGCAGTATCTTTATGGGGCTATTGGCAAACTTACCGGTCGCTCTGGCACCGGCGATGGGGCTTAATGCTTTCTTCGCTTTTGTGGTGGTTGGCGCGATGGGTATTTCATGGCAAGTTGGCATGGGTGCTATTTTCTGGGGCGCAATCGGTTTCCTTTTGCTCACTATTTTCCGCATCCGTTACTGGATGATAGCTAACATTCCACTGAGTTTGCGGGTGGGGATTACCAGCGGTATCGGCCTATTTATTGCCATGATGGGGCTGAAAAATGCCGGTATCGTGGTCGCCAATCCGGACACATTAGTTGCGGTCGGGAATCTGACCTCTCACAGTGTGCTGTTGGGGGCATTGGGCTTCTTTATCATTGCGGTTCTGGCATCACGCAATATTCATGCTGCGGTGCTGGTGTCGATTGTCGTGACGACATTAATCGGCTGGGCGTTGGGTGATGTGCATTATTCGGGCATTTTCTCCATGCCGCCCAGTGTGACCTCCGTGGTTGGGCAGGTCGATTTAGCCGGTGCGCTGAATATTAGTATGGCGGGGATCATATTCTCCTTTATGTTGGTTAACCTGTTTGATTCATCCGGTACATTGATTGGTGTGACGGATAAAGCGGGTTTAACTGACCATAAAGGGAAGTTTCCGCGCATGAAACAAGCGCTGTATGTGGACAGTATCAGTTCTGTTGCCGGTGCGTTTATTGGTACGTCGTCAGTGACGGCTTATATTGAAAGCTCCTCCGGTGTTTCTGTCGGTGGCCGTACCGGCTTAACCGCCGTAGTGGTCGGGATCCTCTTCCTGTTGGTGATATTTATTTCTCCACTGGCTGGGATGGTACCTGCCTATGCAGCGGCGGGCGCACTGATTTATGTTGGCGTGCTGATGACATCCAGCTTGGCCCGTGTGAAATGGGATGACTTGACCGAAGCGGTTCCCGCCTTTGTCACCGCAGTGATGATGCCGTTTAGCTTCTCCATTACTGAAGGGATCGCGCTGGGCTTTATTTCTTATTGCCTGATGAAATTGGGTACCGGTCGCTGGGGTGAGATCAGCCCATGCGTGGTAGTGGTTGCGCTACTGTTTGTGCTGAAAATTGCGTTTGTTGATCACTAA